From Montipora foliosa isolate CH-2021 chromosome 6, ASM3666993v2, whole genome shotgun sequence, a single genomic window includes:
- the LOC138007168 gene encoding copper homeostasis protein cutC homolog isoform X1 gives MELCIDSVESALNAERGGAIRVELCSNLMEGGTTPSLGMLRIIKQRTPIPVFVMIRPRGGDFLYSTDEFEVMKEDIRIMKGGGADGIVFGILTSQGEVDIGRCQELIELSRPLPVTFHRAFDMLKDPFMSLEILIQLGFDRILTSGQDSSALEGLPTIGHLIEKAKERIIIVPGGGITERNLERILRGSGAKEFHCSARASLSSSMSYRNTNTSMGSSLSPPEFVNKVASYEKVKNFVFVARSVLG, from the exons ATGGAACTTTGTATAGATTCCGTAGAATCCGCCTTGAACGCTGAAAGAGGTG GTGCAATCCGTGTGGAACTCTGTTCCAATCTGATGGAGGGTGGTACTACACCATCTCTAG GAATGTTAAGAATTATCAAGCAGCGGACGCCAATTCCAGTGTTTGTAATGATCAGACCAAGAGGTGGTGATTTCCTGTACTCCACTGATGAGTTTGAGGTCATGAAAGAAGACATTAGAATAATGAAAGGTGGTGGTGCAGATGGCATAGTGTTTGGAATCCTTACAAG tcAAGGTGAAGTTGATATTGGAAGGTGTCAAGAATTGATAG agtTATCAAGACCACTACCAGTCACTTTCCATAGAG CATTCGACATGTTAAAGGATCCATTTATGTCTCTAGAAATCCTAATTCAATTGGGTTTCGATCGTATTTTGACAAGTGGTCAAGACTCATCAGCCTTGGAGGGTTTACCAACAATTGGCCATCTTATTGAGAAG GCAAAAGAAAGGATTATTATTGTACCGG GTGGAGGAATAACTGAACGCAACCTGGAGCGTATTTTACGAGGAAGTGGTGCTAAGGAATTTCATTGTTCAGCGCGGGCCTCTTTATCATCCTCAATGAGTTACAGAAACACCAACACTTCCATGGGTTCAAGTCTTAGTCCACCTGAATTTGTCAACAAAGTTGCAAGTTACGAGAAAGTGAAAAACTTTGTATTCGTAGCAAGATCAGTGTTAGGTTGA
- the LOC138007168 gene encoding copper homeostasis protein cutC homolog isoform X2, whose product MEGGTTPSLGMLRIIKQRTPIPVFVMIRPRGGDFLYSTDEFEVMKEDIRIMKGGGADGIVFGILTSQGEVDIGRCQELIELSRPLPVTFHRAFDMLKDPFMSLEILIQLGFDRILTSGQDSSALEGLPTIGHLIEKAKERIIIVPGGGITERNLERILRGSGAKEFHCSARASLSSSMSYRNTNTSMGSSLSPPEFVNKVASYEKVKNFVFVARSVLG is encoded by the exons ATGGAGGGTGGTACTACACCATCTCTAG GAATGTTAAGAATTATCAAGCAGCGGACGCCAATTCCAGTGTTTGTAATGATCAGACCAAGAGGTGGTGATTTCCTGTACTCCACTGATGAGTTTGAGGTCATGAAAGAAGACATTAGAATAATGAAAGGTGGTGGTGCAGATGGCATAGTGTTTGGAATCCTTACAAG tcAAGGTGAAGTTGATATTGGAAGGTGTCAAGAATTGATAG agtTATCAAGACCACTACCAGTCACTTTCCATAGAG CATTCGACATGTTAAAGGATCCATTTATGTCTCTAGAAATCCTAATTCAATTGGGTTTCGATCGTATTTTGACAAGTGGTCAAGACTCATCAGCCTTGGAGGGTTTACCAACAATTGGCCATCTTATTGAGAAG GCAAAAGAAAGGATTATTATTGTACCGG GTGGAGGAATAACTGAACGCAACCTGGAGCGTATTTTACGAGGAAGTGGTGCTAAGGAATTTCATTGTTCAGCGCGGGCCTCTTTATCATCCTCAATGAGTTACAGAAACACCAACACTTCCATGGGTTCAAGTCTTAGTCCACCTGAATTTGTCAACAAAGTTGCAAGTTACGAGAAAGTGAAAAACTTTGTATTCGTAGCAAGATCAGTGTTAGGTTGA